The nucleotide window TTTAGAATATTTCTTAATAGAATATTTTACTTGATATAGCAAGGAAAATTACAACAAAAAGGACGATAGAATAAGGAAGATACCATGGAAAGTTTATTATTTGAAGATTTGAAATTATCCCCTGAAATGAAACGAGCTATTGCAGATATGGGATTTGAAGAAGCAACACCCATACAATCACTGGCATTACCTCCAATATTAGATGGGAAAGACGTTATAGGTCAGGCACAAACCGGAACTGGTAAAACAGCAGCATTTGGAATACCTGTTCTGGAGAAACTGGACCCCACAGTTAAAGGTGTGCAGGCAATTATACTCTGCCCCACCAGAGAACTAGCCATTCAAGTGGCAGAAGAAATTAAAAAGTTATCTAAATATAAGAAAACATCAGTCTTACCGGTTTACGGAGGACAACCCATTGAAAGGCAAATTAAAGCCCTAAAAAGAGGTGTTCAGATCATCATCGGGACCCCTGGAAGGGTAATGGACCATATTCACCGTCGCACCCTACGTATGGACCAGGTTAAGATGATCATCCTGGATGAAGCAGATGAAATGCTGGACATGGGTTTTAGAGATGATATAGAATTCGTACTGGAACACATACATCAAGAAAGACAGATGTTACTTTTCTCGGCCACTATGTCCCGTCAGATTCTGGGAATAACCCGAAAATACCAGAACAATCCTGAAATGCTCAAAGTAGCTCACCAAGAAATCACAGTACCTGAAATCCAGCAGATCTACTTTGAAGTTAAAGAACAGATGAAACTGGATTTATTAACCCGACTTATAGATATGCACAATCTAAAACTGGCCCTTGTATTCTGTAACACCAAAAGAAGAGTTGACCGCCTGGTGAGTAACCTGCAGACAAGAGGATACTTTGCAGATGGACTGCATGGAGATATGAGTCAGAACCAGAGGGACAGGGTCATGAACAAGTTCCGAAAGGGTCAAATAGAAATTTTAGTAGCTACTGACGTTGCAGCCAGGGGAATAGATGTGGATGATGTAGAAGCAGTATTTAACTACGATGTGCCTAACAATGAGGAATACTACGTCCACAGAATAGGTCGAACCGGCCGTGCCGGTAAAACCGGACAAGCATTTACCTTTGCATCTGGAAAAGAAATCTACCAGTTAAGGGATATCCAGCGATACACTAAAGTCCGAATTGAACAACACAAGATCCCCTCTTTAAGTGAAGTGGAAGAAGTTAAAAGAGACTTGTTCCTGGAAAGACTTAAAAAAGAGATGGATAAAGGGGATATGGATCGCGAGATTCACCTGATCGAAAGATTAATGGAAGAAGATTACAGCTCAGTGGACATAGCTGCTGCCTTACTGAAGATGTACGTGGGAGGAAAGGATGAATCTGCTCCCAGTGATTCTAAATATGATGACACTGGAGCACAACCAGGAATGGTTAGATTCTTCGTTAACGTTGGCCGTAAACAGAA belongs to uncultured Methanobacterium sp. and includes:
- a CDS encoding DEAD/DEAH box helicase, translating into MESLLFEDLKLSPEMKRAIADMGFEEATPIQSLALPPILDGKDVIGQAQTGTGKTAAFGIPVLEKLDPTVKGVQAIILCPTRELAIQVAEEIKKLSKYKKTSVLPVYGGQPIERQIKALKRGVQIIIGTPGRVMDHIHRRTLRMDQVKMIILDEADEMLDMGFRDDIEFVLEHIHQERQMLLFSATMSRQILGITRKYQNNPEMLKVAHQEITVPEIQQIYFEVKEQMKLDLLTRLIDMHNLKLALVFCNTKRRVDRLVSNLQTRGYFADGLHGDMSQNQRDRVMNKFRKGQIEILVATDVAARGIDVDDVEAVFNYDVPNNEEYYVHRIGRTGRAGKTGQAFTFASGKEIYQLRDIQRYTKVRIEQHKIPSLSEVEEVKRDLFLERLKKEMDKGDMDREIHLIERLMEEDYSSVDIAAALLKMYVGGKDESAPSDSKYDDTGAQPGMVRFFVNVGRKQKVKAKDIVKAIGEVSGLSSTSIGRIDVLDKFSFVELPKQHAREVVGALQRKGIKGLRINMEPANKKM